In Nostoc sp. GT001, a genomic segment contains:
- a CDS encoding ABC transporter ATP-binding protein, protein MRGTIPVVASEENASQQLSTLRRFLQYVLLYRKEIPLALTLVLIGAITQAVGPFFLGWSIDRLIAQGDLQGLLVLLGLLGLNYGLGVLAIRGQIIRVGWIMQRLLAQLRQDIFIKIQSLPLSFFDRSEAGDLMSRLLNDVNTVNQAFGLTIAQMLGNTFSLIGIVIAMLSINLQLGLLSNLVVPLMIFTTSLFARWARVRFRVTRQTIGELSAKLEEDIGSVREAQAFNRVQMNIKEFDILNAANRDANVEAVAITSAFLPSIDFLNTLATAGVLAYGGYLAVTGAATVGVVTSFLLYVQQFFRPIQILSQFYTQAQSAFAGLERIFLLLDEPSQLKDAPDATEMPPIQGEVTFENVKFGYNPDQLVLKGVNLHAYPGQMVALVGPTGSGKSTIINLILRFYDVSSGAVKIDNLDVRSVTQASLRRQIGIVLQDNILFTGTVAENIAFGAPYATQADIEAAAQLANVHEFITSLPQGYTTQLGERGAPLSQGQRQLISIARAVLINPQILILDEATSSIDTRTEALVQSAIARLLQGRTSFVIAHRLSTVTQADQVLVIQQGQIVEQGTHTELVNQQGVYANLYALQLGAADTMVLQNEK, encoded by the coding sequence ATGAGAGGCACTATTCCCGTTGTTGCATCCGAGGAAAACGCGAGTCAGCAACTTTCCACCCTGCGGCGCTTTTTGCAATATGTGCTACTTTATCGCAAAGAAATTCCCCTCGCCCTGACATTAGTATTAATTGGTGCCATAACTCAGGCAGTTGGGCCATTCTTTCTCGGCTGGTCGATCGATCGTCTGATTGCACAAGGGGATTTACAAGGACTGCTGGTATTGTTAGGGCTACTAGGGCTGAACTATGGACTTGGTGTCTTAGCAATTCGGGGTCAAATTATTCGAGTTGGCTGGATTATGCAGCGATTGCTGGCTCAATTGAGGCAAGATATTTTCATTAAAATCCAAAGTCTGCCACTCAGCTTTTTCGATCGCAGCGAAGCAGGCGATTTAATGAGCCGATTACTGAATGATGTCAACACCGTAAATCAAGCATTTGGACTAACGATCGCCCAAATGCTGGGCAACACTTTCAGTTTAATTGGCATTGTAATTGCCATGCTCTCTATCAACCTGCAACTTGGTTTGTTGAGCAATCTAGTTGTGCCACTGATGATTTTTACCACAAGCTTATTTGCACGTTGGGCAAGAGTCAGATTTCGCGTCACCCGACAAACCATTGGGGAACTCTCTGCCAAGTTAGAAGAAGATATTGGCAGCGTGCGAGAAGCGCAAGCATTTAATCGCGTACAGATGAATATCAAAGAATTCGATATTCTGAACGCCGCCAATAGAGATGCCAACGTTGAAGCTGTGGCAATTACTTCCGCCTTTTTGCCCTCTATCGATTTTCTCAACACATTAGCAACGGCAGGTGTGCTAGCCTATGGCGGTTATCTAGCGGTAACAGGGGCTGCAACAGTAGGTGTAGTAACATCTTTTTTACTTTACGTCCAGCAATTCTTCCGCCCGATCCAAATTCTCAGCCAGTTTTATACTCAAGCTCAATCTGCCTTCGCCGGATTAGAGCGAATATTTCTATTATTAGATGAACCGTCACAACTCAAAGATGCACCCGATGCCACAGAAATGCCGCCTATTCAAGGTGAGGTGACATTCGAGAATGTCAAATTTGGCTACAACCCAGATCAACTGGTTCTCAAAGGCGTGAATTTACACGCCTATCCAGGACAGATGGTTGCATTAGTGGGGCCAACCGGTTCAGGAAAAAGTACAATTATTAACTTAATTTTGCGTTTCTATGATGTATCAAGCGGTGCAGTGAAAATTGATAATCTTGATGTGCGTAGCGTGACTCAAGCAAGTCTGCGCCGTCAAATTGGCATCGTCCTGCAAGACAATATTTTGTTCACTGGTACTGTTGCCGAAAATATAGCTTTTGGCGCTCCTTACGCCACTCAAGCTGATATCGAAGCGGCTGCACAACTGGCAAATGTGCATGAGTTCATTACCTCACTACCACAGGGTTATACAACTCAATTAGGCGAACGGGGAGCGCCTCTGAGCCAAGGACAGCGACAACTAATCAGTATTGCTCGTGCGGTATTAATTAATCCCCAAATTCTGATTCTCGATGAAGCCACCAGCAGCATCGATACCCGCACAGAAGCGCTAGTACAAAGTGCGATCGCTCGTTTGCTCCAAGGTCGTACTAGTTTCGTAATTGCCCACCGCCTCAGTACAGTTACTCAGGCAGATCAGGTATTAGTAATTCAGCAAGGACAAATTGTAGAACAAGGTACTCACACTGAACTCGTTAATCAGCAGGGTGTTTATGCCAACCTCTATGCTCTGCAATT